In uncultured Draconibacterium sp., one genomic interval encodes:
- a CDS encoding arylsulfatase, which produces MKIILNGLLIGIMLFSIACAPTQKEIEKKVPESPNVILVLVDDMGYRDLSFYGQKTLSTPTIDKMATEGMHFTNMYTGSTVCAPSRASLMTGKHTGHTSVRGNLPAQLLGDEEMTLAKVFKNAGYRTGAIGKWGIGHPPPLDDPKKKGFDYFYGYLNMWHAHNLYPEFIYENGIKVPLRNKTATVDGENPWADMPEGTGVAEVRKDYVPDLMDEKALDFIERNRNDKFFLYMAYNVPHANNEAGPFKGDGMEVPDYYEFAEKDWPQPEKGFAAMIRNIDTSVGKLLTKVKELGLDENTMVIFCSDNGPHQEGRHIMEFFNSNGELRGMKRDFYDGGVKTPFIVRWPGVIKEGTSSDQVFAFWDFLPTFADLVDVEKPKQTDGISFLPTLLGQEQNKKHDYLYWEFFELGGKQAILKDNWKAVKLNVRGPKGEVIFELYNLESDPEETTNVAGQHPELVKEFEELFLSAREEFTVTPLFESDGKEVETPF; this is translated from the coding sequence ATGAAAATAATACTTAATGGATTACTAATCGGTATAATGCTTTTTAGCATTGCCTGCGCTCCAACGCAAAAAGAGATAGAAAAGAAGGTACCCGAATCACCAAATGTTATTCTGGTTTTGGTTGACGACATGGGATACAGAGACTTGAGTTTTTATGGCCAGAAAACACTTTCAACCCCCACTATTGATAAAATGGCTACTGAGGGTATGCATTTTACAAATATGTATACAGGTTCTACCGTATGTGCACCGTCCAGGGCTTCCCTTATGACTGGAAAGCATACCGGGCATACTTCTGTAAGAGGAAATTTACCTGCACAACTCCTGGGTGATGAAGAAATGACTCTGGCAAAAGTATTTAAAAATGCAGGTTACCGCACAGGAGCCATTGGTAAATGGGGAATAGGTCATCCGCCACCACTCGATGATCCTAAAAAGAAAGGATTTGATTATTTTTACGGTTACCTGAATATGTGGCATGCACATAATCTTTATCCCGAGTTTATTTATGAGAATGGAATAAAGGTTCCATTGAGAAATAAAACAGCGACGGTTGACGGTGAAAATCCTTGGGCTGATATGCCGGAAGGAACGGGAGTTGCAGAAGTTCGAAAGGATTATGTTCCGGATTTAATGGATGAAAAGGCACTGGATTTTATCGAACGAAATAGAAACGATAAGTTTTTTCTTTATATGGCTTATAATGTGCCACATGCCAATAATGAGGCAGGACCATTTAAAGGAGACGGGATGGAAGTTCCTGATTACTATGAATTCGCGGAGAAAGACTGGCCTCAACCCGAAAAAGGTTTTGCTGCTATGATTAGGAATATTGACACCTCCGTTGGAAAACTTCTGACAAAGGTAAAGGAACTTGGACTGGATGAAAATACTATGGTGATTTTCTGTTCGGATAATGGTCCTCACCAGGAGGGACGTCACATTATGGAATTCTTCAATTCGAATGGTGAATTGCGTGGTATGAAGCGCGATTTTTACGATGGCGGTGTAAAAACTCCATTTATCGTACGTTGGCCAGGAGTAATAAAAGAGGGTACTAGCTCTGATCAGGTATTTGCATTTTGGGACTTCCTACCCACTTTTGCTGATTTGGTTGATGTTGAAAAACCAAAGCAGACTGATGGAATTTCTTTCTTGCCAACACTTTTGGGACAGGAACAAAATAAAAAGCACGATTATCTTTATTGGGAATTCTTTGAACTTGGTGGGAAACAAGCTATTTTAAAAGATAACTGGAAGGCAGTGAAGTTAAACGTTCGTGGACCGAAAGGAGAAGTGATTTTCGAATTATATAATCTTGAATCGGATCCGGAAGAAACCACAAATGTTGCTGGGCAGCATCCTGAGTTGGTAAAAGAGTTTGAAGAATTGTTCCTTTCTGCCCGTGAAGAATTTACAGTAACACCGCTTTTTGAAAGCGATGGTAAAGAGGTAGAAACACCATTCTAA